In Tenebrio molitor chromosome 1, icTenMoli1.1, whole genome shotgun sequence, the sequence ACGACTCTTTCTTATCCAGAGCGGCATCGATCTACAAAACGGTACTACACTTGATTTTCGTCTTAAATGTTCTTACCTGGCAGGTGCGGGCGCTGAAGCGTGTGGCACTGTTGAAGAAGAAGTCACCCATGCTGGAGGTTACGGTGTGGTCCAGTTTTGGacctttcaaaattttgtctgACATGTTTTTGCGCTTAACCGGACGAACGTTCGACAGTAAATGGTTTTAGTTTTGTAGCGTGAAGTGAAGATTTAAGTTGCGTGTCACTGTCGATGCATAACATGCAACAATTTTGGGGaacaacaaagaaaaacattaataacaGGGAATTAAactattataataattaggtGTTTTGGCTGTAGCGTGATGACTTCTCGGCTGACCCTGAGCattaaatgaaacaatttaaatCCTTGATATAGACATTTTATAGTAATGAGAAAAACAAAgttatttgatttgttttgaagaatttacAAAAGTGTCTcgaatttcttttctcatCAGCTTTCCGCTTGGCGTCCGGAGTATCtcccgaacaaaaaaaactccTCCTCTTAATTTCTCCTTATCCGAAACTCTCTCCGCTACGAACTCTTCAACATCCTTCTCATCTGCGGTGGAAGCTTCTTCCAGAATGACACAAGCTGTTGGTACTTCTCCTTCCTCTTCGCTGCAGGGAAACCCAAAAACAACGGCATCTTTCACAGCTGGATGTTCAAGTAAGACACCTTCAAGTAAAGTCGGTACTACATGCCAAGAACAGTACTTGAACATCTCTTTAATCCGCTCCACAATGTACAAACACTCGTCGTCGTCATAATAACCGACATCACCAGTTTTGATAAAACcttcattgtcaaaaacaaaagaacTGTCTGTCTTGTAGTACCCTTTCATCACAGAATCAGTTTTGACGCGTATTTCTCCTTTTTGATTGGGGCCAAGTACTTTGTCACCTTCTAGATCTACGATCTGGAAAGTAGTTCAGAATTGTGGTACCCATCTATAAAAACAATACCTTGACAGCATAGCCACTCGTTATCTTTCCAGATGAACCAGTTTTGCTTCGAATAAGTCCCTCATCAGTTCGGAGGTTAAACATTGAAACAACCCCCACTTCTGTTTGTCCGTAACAAACCACAATATTTGAGTGGTTGAAAACAGTACTGAATTTACAAAACTGAGCGGTACTCACTGAGGTACCACCAAACACGATACCACTCAGCGATGAAGTGTCGTAATCTCCATGCTTGGtgaaatttgtcaatttgtaaCTCAAAACAGGAGCCAGAAACATCAATGTTACCTACGGAAAAAAATGAAGCTTTGTGGTATGACTGGTTTGGAGCGTACCTTGTATTTTTCGATCGCTTGGAAAACTCTTTCAGCTTCCATGGTGCTACAGATGACTCTACAGCCTCCTACTATAAACGACGCTGCTAAAAACATCATCGCTGATAGCCAATAAAAAGACGTAAACGACAGCAATACTTCAAAATTGGCATCACTTTCGCTGCAACACAGCAGAATTATGTCAGGGAAGCTGTTGGGTTTCAGTACTTACTAAAAAGAAAAGAGAAGGTGGAGGAAACTGTAATGGCTGTGGCAAATAGCTTTGGGTAAGCCGGTAGTACCGCTACTGAAAAGAATCAAACCTGTTTCTCCCACGTCCACTTTCGACGGTTTGAACTCTGTCTCGTTTAAGTGAAACTTATCAAAATCAGAAAACTTCGAGTGGTTTGGAGATTCCCCAAATACCACCACTACAGCTTCGAGATTCAAATTTTTGAGAGCTTGCTCGATGAGACCGACCGACGCCTCTTCGACGAAAATCATTTTTGGAGAGACGAGACTGAGAAGATGTGTTGTCTGGCGCAGCGAGAAACTCGGATCTAGGTTTGCCACCTTAGCCCCCAAATAAAACGAAGCTAGGATTGGAATGGAAACGTCGAGGGTGATCTTTGCAGACAGTACCACCACGTCCTGAGAGGTGATTCCCCGTTTCCGCATTTCTAGAGCTACCCTGGTACTTCGTAGCTTAACACTTGCGAAAGACTCGCTACGGTCGGTACTAGCATTTATCTGAAAGGGCAGTACTTGCTTCCTGTTGCGAGGAGAGTCGTTCTTACCTGGCACTTTTTGTCGGCAAACTTGTCCGCcgaattgaagaaaaaatcgCCCAAACTGACATTTGGGATGTTTTGCACTTTTGAACCTTCTAAAACTCGACCAGACATTGTTACTGACAACAGGATGTTTACATCAAGACTAAACGTACTACTGAGAAGAAGATAAGCACTGAGGTGAAGATAAAAAGTCAACTTTGGTCAGTGGAGTTCATTGACATTGTTGTTTATTGATTGTTTAATAacattattacattatttttaatgtcttTTCTCATTAGTTTTCCAGTTGGAGTCCTCGCCAATTTCTCGACGAAGAAAACACCTCCTCTGAGTTGTTCCCTGTCCGAAACTCGCACAGCCACGAAGTCTTTGATCTCTTGTTCGGTCACTTGGCACTGTTCCTTCAAAACAACACAAGCCGTCGGTACTTCTCCTTCTTCTTCATTCCGCGGAAGTCCAAAAACTGCGGCTTCCTCTACAGCTGGATGCTCCAGCAGCACGCTTTCAACCAAAGACGGTACTATATGCCAAGACAAGTACTTAAACATCTCTTTCACTCTCTCTACAACGTACAAGTACCCGTCGTCGTCATAGTACCCGATATCTccacttttcaaaaaaccgtCTTCGTCAAACACATCCGAACTGTCAAGATTGTGATAACCTTTCATCACTGAACGAGCCTTAATACAGATCTCACCCTTGCGGTTTGGACCCAGTACTTCGTCGTTATCAAGATCCACAATCTACAATTGCATCATATTACGCGGAAACGGATGTGAAGGAGAAAAGTACTTTAAGAGCGAACCCAGGAGCTACTTTCCCAGAAGAGCCGAGTTTGCTCTGAGTGATTTTGTGGCTGTCTTCAGGACGATTCATTGTAGCTAAGCCAATTTCGGAAAGTCCATAAATGTAAACAATGTGCGAATGGGGAAACGTTGCAGCCAGTTTGCAAATCTGCGCGGAACTGATGCCAGTACCACCTGACACAATAGTGTAAAGAGATGAAGTGTCATAATCTCGATGGTTAAGGAAGTTGGTGAGTTGGTAAGTCAAGATGGGCGCTAAGAATATGCACGTGACCTAGAAGAAAAAGTTACTGGAGGGATGTTTTGATTTGGGAATTTCACTTTGTATGTCTCGATGACTCGAAACGTCTTTTGTGGTTCTATGGCACCACATATTATCCTGCGAGTACCTCCTATGAACGAACAAGCCAGGAAAAGAAGTCCTGAGATCCAGTAGAAAGTAGTGAACGAAAGAAGACTGTCCAGCTTGTCCACGGTGTTACtacaacaaatatttgttcttgGTACCGTTCCAGTACTTACAACACTTACCAAAAAGAGAAAGACATTTGCATGAAACTGTGATGACTGTGGCAGATGGCTTTCGGAAGTCCAGTTGTCCCACTGCTGAAGAGCATAATCACCACGTCCTGAGTGTCAACTTCTACCGGTCTGAaactttcttcttctgtttgTGGCGTATCCAAATCAGAGAATGTCGAGTATTGTTCAGAGTTtccaaaaacaacaatttctgTTTTGTGATTCGCGCTTCTTAGACTCTCCTCAATCAACGGGACAGACGCTTCTTCGACAAAAATCACTTTGGGGGACACCAGACCGATAAGATGGGACGTCTGCTTAACCGACAGGCTTGGATCCAGATTTGCTACTTTCGCTCCTAAGAAGAATGAAGCCACATTGGGTACTGCAGCATCGAGGGTCATGTTGGAGCACACGACCACGACATCTCCAGAAGTGATTCCTCGTTTTTGCAACCCAAGAGCAACTCTTGTACTCCGGAGCTTTAATCCAGAGAAGGATTCACGTCGATCTGTGACCGCGTCAACCTAAAATCTTTTATTAGCTGAGAGTAGGTTCAAGAATTGTACTGACTTGACACTCTCGATCACCAAATTCTTCTGCGCGTTTGAAGAAATATTGACCTAAGCTAAGATTTGGAACTTCTGACTGTTCAGGACCTTTCAATATTTTTCCcaacatttttggaaacaaaTCTAATTAAAACTAAATGAGTTGCAGTATAATGTTCTTATATAACATTTTAGATAAGGATTAAAATATTACTGCAAAAGCAGACTTGTTTATGATGATTTgctgatttatttttagataataatttgaagGGCACAAAAGCAGCtgtgttaaaaattatcatttattgAGGCCTATTCTGTAACTTTTGTGTTAAAATTGACAGGGATGTTAAAAGTTTAATTATAAcagaaatgttaaaattttaaca encodes:
- the LOC138132948 gene encoding luciferin 4-monooxygenase-like isoform X1 codes for the protein MSGRVLEGSKVQNIPNVSLGDFFFNSADKFADKKCQINASTDRSESFASVKLRSTRVALEMRKRGITSQDVVVLSAKITLDVSIPILASFYLGAKVANLDPSFSLRQTTHLLSLVSPKMIFVEEASVGLIEQALKNLNLEAVVVVFGESPNHSKFSDFDKFHLNETEFKPSKVDVGETGLILFSSGTTGLPKAICHSHYSFLHLLFSFYESDANFEVLLSFTSFYWLSAMMFLAASFIVGGCRVICSTMEAERVFQAIEKYKVTLMFLAPVLSYKLTNFTKHGDYDTSSLSGIVFGGTSVSTAQFCKFSTVFNHSNIVVCYGQTEVGVVSMFNLRTDEGLIRSKTGSSGKITSGYAVKIVDLEGDKVLGPNQKGEIRVKTDSVMKGYYKTDSSFVFDNEGFIKTGDVGYYDDDECLYIVERIKEMFKYCSWHVVPTLLEGVLLEHPAVKDAVVFGFPCSEEEGEVPTACVILEEASTADEKDVEEFVAERVSDKEKLRGGVFFVREILRTPSGKLMRKEIRDTFVNSSKQIK
- the LOC138129664 gene encoding probable 4-coumarate--CoA ligase 1 — translated: MKGYHNLDSSDVFDEDGFLKSGDIGYYDDDGYLYVVERVKEMFKYLSWHIVPSLVESVLLEHPAVEEAAVFGLPRNEEEGEVPTACVVLKEQCQVTEQEIKDFVAVRVSDREQLRGGVFFVEKLARTPTGKLMRKDIKNNVIMLLNNQ
- the LOC138132978 gene encoding uncharacterized protein, yielding MLGKILKGPEQSEVPNLSLGQYFFKRAEEFGDRECQVDAVTDRRESFSGLKLRSTRVALGLQKRGITSGDVVVVCSNMTLDAAVPNVASFFLGAKVANLDPSLSVKQTSHLIGLVSPKVIFVEEASVPLIEESLRSANHKTEIVVFGNSEQYSTFSDLDTPQTEEESFRPVEVDTQDVVIMLFSSGTTGLPKAICHSHHSFMQMSFSFCNTVDKLDSLLSFTTFYWISGLLFLACSFIGGTRRIICGAIEPQKTFRVIETYKVTCIFLAPILTYQLTNFLNHRDYDTSSLYTIVSGGTGISSAQICKLAATFPHSHIVYIYGLSEIGLATMNRPEDSHKITQSKLGSSGKVAPGFALKVLFSFTSVSA